A genomic window from Aquabacterium sp. OR-4 includes:
- a CDS encoding glycosyltransferase family 4 protein translates to MHIAIVAPEFPPEIGGMQTYALEFAEELLRRGHRLTVFTRRRQEAQAQLPGAEVRGVLSGRAGPDWAQMRDLQADAWHVMNAAYAWVALRRQPTVVSIHGNDFLRPYIPVGEPDLASLPGAWRVNSLRLALQQRIGAWRTPRLMRAGLRRATRILSNSRYTQQVFLERFPECAPHTSTALVGVGARYFTLPPRAAAPAGAVPHLVTICRLSERRKNVDRVLRALARLAPTHDFRYTIVGDGDARPELEALAMSLGLAGRVRFTGFLSQPAMQQVLSESDLFVLVASINPGSHEGFGIVYLEANAWGVPTLAARLAGAAEAVEEGVSGHFTQGVEEADIAAALAEFLQGRWRIAPADCQAFARRFGWDQVVDQALPWYSAASARPTRQPVAQDRV, encoded by the coding sequence ATGCACATCGCAATCGTCGCGCCGGAATTCCCGCCCGAGATCGGCGGCATGCAGACCTATGCGCTCGAGTTCGCCGAGGAGCTGCTGCGCCGCGGCCACCGGCTCACCGTGTTCACCCGCCGCCGCCAGGAGGCGCAGGCCCAGCTGCCCGGCGCCGAGGTGCGCGGCGTGCTCAGCGGCCGCGCCGGCCCCGACTGGGCGCAGATGCGCGATCTGCAGGCCGATGCCTGGCATGTGATGAACGCGGCCTACGCCTGGGTGGCACTGCGCCGCCAGCCCACCGTGGTGTCGATCCACGGCAATGATTTTCTGCGGCCCTACATCCCGGTGGGCGAGCCCGATCTCGCGTCGCTGCCTGGGGCCTGGCGCGTCAACAGCCTGCGCCTGGCGCTACAGCAGCGCATCGGCGCCTGGCGCACGCCGCGGCTGATGCGCGCCGGGCTGCGGCGCGCCACGCGCATCCTGTCCAACAGCCGCTACACGCAGCAGGTGTTCCTGGAGCGCTTTCCCGAGTGCGCGCCGCACACCAGCACCGCGCTGGTCGGTGTGGGCGCGCGCTACTTCACGCTGCCGCCGCGTGCGGCGGCGCCGGCCGGTGCGGTTCCGCATCTGGTCACCATCTGCCGCCTGTCGGAGCGGCGCAAGAACGTGGACCGCGTGCTGCGCGCACTGGCCCGCCTGGCGCCCACGCACGACTTCCGCTACACCATCGTGGGCGACGGCGATGCGCGGCCCGAGCTGGAGGCGCTGGCGATGTCGCTGGGCCTGGCCGGGCGGGTGCGCTTCACCGGCTTTCTGTCGCAGCCGGCCATGCAGCAGGTGCTGTCCGAATCGGATCTGTTCGTGCTGGTGGCCTCGATCAACCCGGGCAGCCACGAAGGCTTCGGCATCGTCTACCTCGAGGCCAATGCCTGGGGCGTGCCCACGCTGGCCGCGCGCCTGGCCGGCGCCGCCGAGGCGGTGGAGGAGGGCGTCTCGGGCCACTTCACCCAAGGCGTTGAAGAGGCCGACATCGCGGCCGCGCTGGCGGAGTTTCTGCAGGGCCGGTGGCGCATCGCCCCGGCCGACTGCCAGGCTTTTGCGCGCCGCTTCGGCTGGGACCAGGTGGTCGACCAGGCCCTGCCGTGGTACAGCGCCGCCAGCGCGCGGCCCACGCGGCAGCCGGTGGCCCAGGACAGGGTGTGA
- a CDS encoding ABC transporter ATP-binding protein, with translation MSSPIIEVEHLTKEFRLGQLSGLGQNLRDGLARLRGKEVAPRQLFKALDDVSFSIQQGEVVGIIGHNGAGKSTLLKTLAGISQATRGRVAVHGRVAPLIEVGAGLVSEMTGRENIFLNGAILGMGRRDIRRKFDEIVDFAEMDKFIDTPVKRYSSGMQIRLAFAIATAVESEVLIVDEVLAVGDLAFQRKCYDRIDSFVRSGDRTLLLVSHNLRQVERLCNRVLMLNRGQLVMDGDPKPVCDAFLNQNNAKIVADRKAAAAGRFESSGEIKVITVKVGGTRQATLEGTVVSGDDVVVEVEFEATRPLEELMFTMAIHTTDLFFIAVTSSETRMSVPAVAPGRARLRCRLAGVALTPGAYAIHFSVESGAANSPIFRADNVATFQVEIDSSRVAPVSERLGTVCADAHWQLDGSGQGHPVAAAVGLADVR, from the coding sequence ATGAGCTCCCCCATCATCGAGGTCGAGCACCTCACCAAGGAATTCCGCCTGGGCCAGCTCAGCGGACTGGGCCAGAACCTGCGCGACGGCCTGGCGCGGCTGCGCGGCAAAGAGGTGGCGCCGCGCCAGCTGTTCAAGGCGCTCGACGATGTCAGCTTCTCCATCCAGCAGGGCGAGGTGGTGGGCATCATCGGCCACAACGGCGCCGGCAAGAGCACGCTGCTCAAGACCCTGGCCGGCATCAGCCAGGCCACGCGCGGCCGTGTGGCCGTGCATGGGCGCGTGGCGCCGCTGATCGAGGTGGGCGCCGGCCTGGTGTCCGAGATGACCGGGCGCGAGAACATCTTTCTCAACGGCGCCATCCTGGGCATGGGCCGGCGCGACATCCGGCGCAAGTTCGACGAGATCGTCGACTTTGCCGAGATGGACAAGTTCATCGACACGCCGGTCAAGCGCTACAGCTCGGGCATGCAGATCCGCCTGGCCTTTGCCATCGCCACCGCCGTGGAATCAGAGGTGCTGATCGTCGACGAGGTGCTGGCGGTGGGCGATCTGGCCTTCCAGCGCAAGTGTTATGACCGCATCGACAGCTTCGTGCGCTCGGGCGACCGCACGCTGCTGCTGGTGAGCCACAACCTGCGCCAGGTCGAGCGCCTGTGCAACCGGGTGCTGATGCTCAACCGCGGTCAGCTGGTGATGGACGGTGACCCCAAGCCGGTGTGCGATGCCTTCCTGAACCAGAACAACGCCAAGATCGTGGCCGACCGCAAGGCCGCCGCCGCCGGGCGTTTCGAGTCCTCGGGCGAGATCAAGGTGATCACCGTGAAGGTGGGCGGCACCCGGCAGGCCACGCTGGAAGGCACGGTGGTGTCGGGTGACGATGTCGTGGTGGAGGTCGAGTTCGAAGCCACCCGGCCGCTCGAGGAACTGATGTTCACGATGGCCATCCACACCACCGACCTGTTCTTCATCGCGGTCACCAGCAGCGAGACCCGCATGTCGGTGCCCGCGGTGGCGCCGGGCCGTGCCCGCCTGCGTTGCCGCCTGGCCGGCGTGGCGCTGACGCCGGGCGCCTATGCCATCCACTTCTCGGTGGAATCGGGCGCGGCCAACTCGCCCATCTTCCGCGCCGACAACGTGGCCACCTTCCAGGTCGAGATCGATTCGTCGCGCGTGGCGCCCGTGTCCGAGCGCCTCGGCACCGTCTGTGCCGACGCGCACTGGCAACTCGATGGCTCGGGGCAGGGCCATCCGGTGGCGGCCGCCGTGGGTCTGGCGGATGTGCGCTGA